Proteins co-encoded in one Micropterus dolomieu isolate WLL.071019.BEF.003 ecotype Adirondacks linkage group LG19, ASM2129224v1, whole genome shotgun sequence genomic window:
- the zgc:92242 gene encoding SH2 domain-containing protein 4A, which yields MLAKILEEMWVDPEVLEALSEEQKRILFLKMREEQVRRWRERQEREEREGRDDNNTRPKKAFNKHVRWLLGRDGDVSVSVIGDVDEFRSSKLLQSLMNNRVHSDDMNGIQTADLLPGREAQQLGFKEDVQLSFADVGDGPASPNRQLSEEDMDSGSADDDPKDSDSESGSSSDNHGDWTLHRPHLSSNGNQPPLKAQLSDTERAGPQDRGTVSEHGGRVAQLRKAFTDDPRSTPSAYSKPPLPAKPVHLQKRSTPLIH from the exons ATGCTGGCAAAAATCCTTGAGGAGATGTGGGTGGATCCTGAGGTGCTGGAGGCCCTCAGTGAGGAGCAGAAGAGGATCCTCTTCTTGAAGATGAGAGAGGAGCAGGTACGCCGCTGGAGAGAGCGGCaggaaagggaggagagggaaggaAGAGACGACAACAACACTCGGCCAAAGAAAG CCTTCAATAAACATGTGAGGTGGCTGCTCGGTAGGGACGGCGATGTGAGCGTCAGTGTAATCGGAGACGTGGACGAGTTCAGGTCCTCCAAGCTCCTGCAGAGTCTCATGAACAACAG AGTCCACAGTGATGATATGAATGGCATCCAGACAGCGGACTTGCTGCCAGGAAGAGAGGCCCAGCAGCTTGGCTTTAAAGAAGACGTCCAGCTGTCCTTCGCAGATGTTGGC GATGGCCCAGCTTCACCAAACAGACAGTTATCTGAGGAGGACATGGACTCCGGCAGCGCGGATGACGACCCGAAGGACAGCGACAGTGAGTCAGGCAGCAGCTCGGACAACCACGGCGACTGGACTCTCCACAGGCCCCATCTTAGTAGCAATGGCAACCAGCCGCCACTCAAAGCCCAGctgtcagacacagagagggcCGGCCCACAGGACAGAG GGACTGTTTCCGAACATGGAGGTCGCGTGGCGCAGCTCAGGAAGGCCTTCACTGACGATCCCCGCAGCACACCATCTGCCTACTCCAAACCTCCTTTACCTGCTAAACCTGTTCACCTACAGAAAAGAAGCACACCCTTAATCCATTAA